CTGCAGTGACCTCCTCCACTGGTGTAcctggatcaggcttgtagcagtgatggaataaattgctggcttgttaagtctctggttgcttccaaatcattggaaggtcctcagtcccttggttagaatgctcccattagtacaaGTTCATCATAGTCCAGAGgtctgagcaggaaagaggcaaaatggagatgtttccagggccatatatatatatatacacacatcctGCCTAAGACTCATGTAGAGTTTCCACTTTCCAAGAcctaattaattttaaatcaggGTGGGGAAACAAAGAGCACAGTTACAAAACAGGGTGACACATTCAACACATTAAAGCTGTTTATTTCCATGTAGTCTCTTCACTAGAGCTGATGCAGGGTTTTCAAGTAACCAAGCAATATAGTTACTGTAGTTTCAAAGGTTGGGAGGGGAGGCATGGCTGGGAATCTCTCCATCTGAAGAAGTGATGCACAATATGATAAAGTTGCAGAAACTCTGCTTTCTAGCACATTTCCCTGAACGTCAGGGATGTTCAGACCCAAGAGTTTGGTTCACGACCCATCCCCTATACAAATTATTTCAGCTTTAGGAATGTAAGTTTAGCACAGTTCTGGCATATCTAACACGCTTCATGTTTGTTGGCTGTCAATTGCATGTAAAGAGATTACTCTTACCTCGTACCGACAGCGCCACCAGTGAAGTCTAGGCAAAATTTCCTTTCCGCTGACATTTGGCACATCTTCCAGCTCTGAACAGGCTAGGTCAGGAGGAGCGCAGGTCCTACCATTCACACATTCAAAAAGGTCCCACCTGTGTGGTTCTCAGTCTATTCTCCATGGACCACAAGTAATCCGCAGGGTGAAACCTCTTGAGAACCAAGCagtagggggaggggagaaatgggcCTATGAAAGGATCGTTCTTTTATGAAGTGGTTTGCAGAATGAAAATGTTGTAGAGCCAGGGCCCTTGCCCCAGATAGATCATAGGTAGTTATCAAATGTCACCTAATGGAGCAGTGATCAGGCTGTGCTTTAGTCTCTGACTTCCATCTTCTTTTCGCCTCAGAAGAGACAGATGAAAATGCAacagctaaagctcacttcaacGGCACATCCCCACTGAGGGAAGAAGGGCTCCCATCATGTAGCTGGCAACAAGCCTCGGGGGTGGCTCAAAAAGTCATCCAGAACTATGTGTATTCCCGGCCTCCCCCCTGGTCGGACACTCTCCCGACCATCTTTGTAATCACGCCCACCTACACCCGGCCAGTGCAGAAGGCTGAGCTGACCCGGCTAGCCAACACCTTCCTACATGTGCAGAACCTGCactgggtggtggtggaggaCTCACCCCGGAGGACCAACCTGGTGTCCAACCTGCTGGAGAAGGCGGGGCTCAACTTCACCCACCTGAATGTGGAGAGCCCACAGAGTCTGAAGATGGGCGGATCCTGGATCCCATCCCACAAGCCAAGAGGGACACTGCAGAGGAacctggggctgcactggctaAGAGACAGCTTCAACAACACGCAGCCACCAGAAGGGGTGGTGTACTTTGCTGATGATGATAACACCTACAGCCTGGAGCTCTTTGAGGAGGTAGGAGCCATTGCACTTCATGAAAGAGAAGAACAAAATGTAGCTGTCGCCCATAAAGACCAGAACCTGCCCTGTGTTCTGCAGTTACAAAGGACCCTGACCCAGTGGTACTAGCATGGTTCTCCTGCACCAAGGGGGAGGAGGATTTGGTAGCCCCTCTCAAGGGCTCCACATCAGTGTGTGCCATGGAACTCCACAGGGGCTCCCTCTGCCTTCACATGCAAGGTGGTTGGGTGCAGGGCAAGTGAGATCAGAGAGCTGATAGTTAGGCAAATGTACCAGCCATTTTTTCCCAGTGAGGAAGGAGTGCTCCAGCCACGGGATGCAGATGCAGGGCAACTCCACAGCTGCTCTGTGATCTGCATGGACAATTCCATGCCTCTTTAGCCCCTGCTAAGTCACATGACCATGCTGGTGCTAGGATATGGCGCTAAGCCTTTGTGCCCATGGTGAAAGGCTCCTCTTACAAAGTCTGTTCTGGGAGGGGTTGTAGAGTGAATGCTGTAGACCAGTGGAGTGTCAGGGTGAACTGATTTGTTTTAAACAAGCCCCAGTCAAAAACTTCACTCAAAACTCAAACCTGCCCTTGAGCACTTTATGGAGGTTGGAAAAAGTTTGGTCAACTTTCCAATCCACCATTGTTTCCCTTTCCTCATTCCGCTGTACTCTTGGTCCCAGCTAGGAGAAGAAGAGCAAGCATGCAATGAGAAAGGGCTATCCTCATGGTATTTCCAGCCCAGCTAGAACCAAGAAGCCAAATCAGAAATTTCATGGGAAAGCCAATTGCACTGAGTTTTCCAGTCTATTTCAAACTCAAGGGGATGATCATCCAGTAAGCTTCACCAAAGCGTAGGGCACCACCTGAAACACAAGTGCCCAAGTTATCCTATAGACTCCATTTCCAATCCTCAGAAGTTATTTTGGTCCCCTTGAGTAGGGCAAGAAGCCTCCTCATCCTTCATTAGTTCATCCTTTCCTGCATCCCCTGTAGGCACTCTTAGGGAGCCCCACACACTTCTAGGAGGTGGCCATGGATAGCATGGGTGAGAGCACAGAGCAGGTTGCTGGGGATGAGGACAAGGGAGTGTCAGAAGAGGGTAGCTGGCTGTGGAGACTGCTTGAGTCAGTCGTAGGGTGGAGTCAGTTGGTGTGATTAGTAGGAACCTGAAGGCCTGGTCAGGGTTAGGTGGTTTAACAGCACTGGGAATGTTCATGTTCCTATGGAACAATCAACACAAGGCCAATAAGAGGTTAGATAGAATCTGAACATTCTGGGAGGAGGGTAGGACTCTGtctttccccctctttctctGGGGCACAGTAGATGGCAGATGATTGGAGGTTAAAGGGCAGTGGAACAGTCAGGTGTTGAGCGGAGGAGAATGATTGGAAGAAAGACGAGGAGAGGGAGGTAAAACTGACCTCAGACCTCCAGGTCATTGCAATGTCACCTCCCTGGCCCATAGTATTGGTGGTCAGAGTATCCTGCCACGAGCCATTTGGTTGCATAGGAAGGCACAGGTGGTAGGCACCCAGTGTCCGTAAAACGGAGGAAGGTGAGATTGCTGCTGTGGTCATGAATAAGGAAAGATTTACTTCTTAGCAATGGGGTGATGAAGGGGATGAATGGGAGTGAGGGGAGTGGGAGAGTGGGGGCGATGGGAAGGTGGGGTGATGAGAACAGGGTTGCTTTGATTTCAGCGTTGTGAAGAAAGAGCTGGGGGATGGGAAGGTGGGCATGTGAGCATCAGAGTAGGGTGTGGAGAAGGTACAAGTACAAAGTAAACAAAGCACTTTGGTGGGCAGGAGGAGTTGGGGTGATCATAAGGGTGaggtggagaggaaaggatgAGGGAAAGCCTAGGGCAGTCTGGAGGGTGGAAGTGAGAAGAAAGAAGGCAAAGAATGAAAAGGAGAAGGATGCAAGGAGTTAAAAGCAGGGTGGTTTGACCAGGTGATGCTGGGGGAAAGGCGTCAAAGCGGGATAGAGCAGTAGGGGCGTGGTACACATAGGGAGGCGGGGGTGAAATGACAGCATTGAACCTTTCACTGCACTGCTTCTCTCTGGCACACAGATGCGCTATACGAGGAGGGTATCCGTATGGCCAGTGGCCTTCGCTGGGGGTCTGAGGTACGAGTCTCCCATAGTGAGCCCAGCGGGGAAAGTGGTGGGCTGGAAGGTGGTTTTTGACCCTAACCGGCCCTTTGCTATTGACATGGCTGGATTTGCAGTCAGCATCAGACTGATCTTGGAGAGACCTCAAGCCACTTTCAAGCTGGAGGGAGTTAAAGGAGGCTACCAAGAAAGCAGCTTGCTGAAGGATTTGGTGACTATGGATGGACTGGAGCCCAAAGCAGCCAACTGCACAAAGGTCAGCATGACAAGGGATTTCAAAGCACAGCTCTCCCTTCTGGGGTCTACATGAAACCTCTGATatactccctccctccaccccagcatttcaaccccctgttccccctgTCATGGTTCTTTCCATCATCCATTGCACCTGACCTTGCACCAAAGCACATCAGCACCAAACAATAGTTAGGCAAATCAGTTAATGTCTGTGCAGATGAAAAGCCATATGAGTCCAAAGAGGCATTATGGTTATTATGCATTATAATTATCATATTAGAGGTGCGTCCCAGCTGCAGAATTCAGATCCTGATTCCCTCCCCAATTCCAGGGCTTGTGGCGGGGAAGGTTGATCTGGTGTCAGAGCTCTCttcgttgttgttgtttgtttcatttatgtACATATTAATTTTTTGGGCATAAGAGCTCTAATaaactctgactccagctctgactcaTGTCGCTTTCACCCAGAGACCTAACACGTTTCAGAGCCCTAACTATTCAGGAACTAACACACTGGGATTTCTGGTCTTGATTTGTCCATGGAATCCAAAGCACCTGTGAACTCGCTGTGTTTTTCCTTGTAGGTTTTGGTCTGGCATACCAGGACCGAGAGGCCGATGCTAGGTAATGAAGGCAAACAGGGATTTTCAGACCTAAGAATGGAGGTGTAAATGGAGAGACAACCCCAGGCTGTGAGTATCCCTGTGCCTTTGACCTTTGTACTGTTTTTGTTAATATCTCTCTGTAAACATCTATGTTCAGCCTAGTCCACAAACACACCTGCCCCAGACTGTTCTCTtattacagtggttctcaaagttttgtactggtgacccctttcacacagcaagcctccgagtgcgacgcccccccccccccttataaattaaaaaggcttttaaatatatttaacaccattatgaatgctggaggcgaagcagggctcggggtggaggctgacagctcacaaccccctaTGTAAGAaactcgtgaccccctgaggagtcccgacccccagtttgacaaCCCCTGTCTTATTAGATCTGTTGAGAATGGTTCTGTCGACAGAGACTGATTGACCTCAGTGGCTTGCTCTTGGTGCTGAACATAGTTTCCAGTGCCTGCTGGTGGTTATTGGAAGGGACTAGTGTGACAAACACCAAACACACTTTGGATTTCAGGTGACCTGGGGTGTGAATTCATGGATCGATATCTGTCCCTGAGGTTTTGATTCCATGTCAAAACCAAAGCCAAAAGGGTTTTTCTGGTTCTGATGTGACCTAAATCTTATGACAGGACTCGTCTGGCAAGATTTCCACCGTTACAGCAgggaaaaaaccttcaaatccagctGATCCTGTGAGATTTTCATCAATTGCAGGGTTCTGTGGCCAATGTCCTGCCAATGCAGGGAGTGACGCAGCAACTGTGCGGGGTTGCTAGACACCAGGGACGACAGTAGCAGTCACAGGAGGGGTACATAACCTCACTGCAGCCTACAGGAGAGGATTTTCTCCCTCCAATCACTGCAGAGCCCCCTCCGTCAAGCTGCTTTATTTGACACAGCTCTTTCTGCCATGGCACACACCTGTTGCAATGAGCAGCATGCTGAGTGACTTGAGACCCTGTGCATAAGCTCCCTGTGTCAGCAGCTTTGTCccctagtttttgactacactgAGCTGCTTTGTCAAAAATTCCCCGCCCCCAGTTCAGCTCTACTAGTGGTAACAATAATGGAAGCTCTAGCCTAGGCAAGAAGGTGGTAGCTGCCAGTGTCTTAATCACTGTGTCATCTAGACCTGCTTTAAACCGGTACTGATAATGCCAGTGCTGCCTCAAGCCCTGTCCACACCATCACTCCCATCATTGCTGAACCGGTGGGAAATGTAGAGTAAAAACTCAGCTTCTGCACACAGCAACAGCGTACACCAGGGCTGTGCTTCTGTAACCCAGCGGTAGTCAGTGTGTTACACGTCCCTCTCTGGGCCCAAGACACAGAGGACTGGGGCTGCTTCAGCCTGGCTCTAGCTCAAGCTGTCGAGACTGTTGTGTTTAGTTGTGGGGATCCTTAGTTCAGTCCCTGGTGTATCAGCTGAGATGGTGCTTGTCACTTACTTGTCATGGAAGACACTCAGATCTCATGGTCATGGGCAGCCACATAACCCCCTCCCCCCTACATAAACAGACTGAGAGGTACTGTTCTGGCTACATGTTCTGTTGTGCAGCATACTCCATTATGGATGGAGGTCGTGTTGGTTATACCTTTCCCCACTACTGTGCACCAAAAGGGACACACTCTTTCTTCTGTATGCTACTCTCTCCCTCTCTCGTTTTTTCCCTTGTCCAGGCACTGAGTCATCCTCTGTAACAAATGCCAGGCCCGTGCCACACATACTAAGGGATGGTTTCCTGCAGATCATTAAGAAAGGATCTGCCACCCAGACAGGGTTGAGATATTCATGCACCGCCAGTGGTTTCACTACTGGAAAGAGTTTTGTCCCTTTCTGTGACTGTCCTATCTAGCTCGtgtaggccagattctcagctggtgccaaCGGGGgcagttctgttgacttcagtgcccACTTGCACCAGCAGTGAAATGGACTCAACATCTTCATGGTCCATTCAAGGGCAACTACTCCAATATTCCAGGCTGTATGTACCACCCATTCCAGTAGGGATCTCCAAAGCAGCAGATATTTGGTGTGAAGACACTTCACTGAAAAGCCTAGCAGACTCAGGCAAGGGAGACTGTATTGGGGAGTGCATTGGGAGCCAGGCCACGTTGCAGTTCCCCCACTTAAAATTTTAACCCAGCACCACCAGTGGTGACTGGGCTGAACATCTGTGATCCCCCATCTGCGTTCTTTGCCACTGTCCCTGATATCAGACCTGTTGTGTTTCAGAGCGTACCTAGACTCAAGTTTGTAGAGTCTGGTGTGGAGAAGACCAAGGTAACATATTTCCCCCTGATTTGATTCAGGCTTCTGCAGCTATAGTAGTAGGCATATTTCTGTCTCTTATTAAACATGTGGTGTCTTTCACCTGGGGATTTGGCCCTGGTAGGGGTTAGATCTGTCCAGCAGAGTCCAGTGTCTCCCTGAAGTCTCCCTCCCCTTCACTGTGATAGCTTAGATGCTGGGAATAAGGACCCAGGCAGACTACTTGCAAGGCTTCCTGgcacaggctgcagcaggggtgcACTTCTCTTGGATACCACAGGCATGGTGCAAAGTGACATACAAGTCATGTAGACCTCCCTCCAGCAGGTGCAACCATGAATACCATCTACTTCCTCCTTATCACATGCCCCCGTACCATTGATGATGTCTCACCAAATGAGTGCAGTGTGGCGTGAATCTGTGAAGGAACACCATATTATCCATGGTGAAAGGGACATAAAAAGGGCAAAACAATTATCCCCATGTCTTTGGCTTCCTTATGTTTCCTCTGGTTTCTGCACTAGAAATTCTGATTTTGTTCACCCTTGTGTACTCTATGAAGGATTGAAGAACTGGTAGGATTAAGGACCACAAGTGAGGTCCTtagcccccactccaacccctttATGCTAGGCAAAAAGGCAGGCATgacataaaggggccttaaaaaaCCCATATCTGGCCAGTGAAGGATTCTCTCAGTGCAGGCACTGCAGAAGACAGCTATAAGGCTGTTCTTTGAGAACCACCTACAAACCTTGGCACAGAGGGTATGCTggggtgggttgggagtaggaGGGGTGTGTCAGAAATGGGGGCAATTCCTAGGGTTATCTAGATTAGGGGCCCCAGAGCAGCTCTTGATAAGGAACACACAAAGACGGCTTAATGCCACCATGGCTTCTCTTAGAGGTCCAATCCAGCCCTTCTAGCCTAAGAGGCAAAACACCGAATCTCCTCTCGACTAATTACAGAGGGTGAGAAGTGGTTATCATTCAACCTCcttaaaaggcttttaaaaacattgtGTTAGTTAATGCTTTAAGATCTAGTGATGAAAATCAGCATATGAGAGAGGtgtatattattattaaataccTATTTACAAACACACTTCAGAGAAAAGCACTTGCTGTTAAACATACAGTTCCCACTGCCCTGTGAATTAAGAGCTTAAGAAAGTTCACAAGCCACATTTCTGAGACCCCCCCAATAAGTCCTCCAGAAAAAACAGGGATGCCTTCCttct
The Eretmochelys imbricata isolate rEreImb1 chromosome 1, rEreImb1.hap1, whole genome shotgun sequence DNA segment above includes these coding regions:
- the LOC144259155 gene encoding galactosylgalactosylxylosylprotein 3-beta-glucuronosyltransferase 1-like, whose protein sequence is MLRRRNLLTTLLIILPWALLLTLWHQYPATRYLILLRKETDENATAKAHFNGTSPLREEGLPSCSWQQASGVAQKVIQNYVYSRPPPWSDTLPTIFVITPTYTRPVQKAELTRLANTFLHVQNLHWVVVEDSPRRTNLVSNLLEKAGLNFTHLNVESPQSLKMGGSWIPSHKPRGTLQRNLGLHWLRDSFNNTQPPEGVVYFADDDNTYSLELFEEMRYTRRVSVWPVAFAGGLRYESPIVSPAGKVVGWKVVFDPNRPFAIDMAGFAVSIRLILERPQATFKLEGVKGGYQESSLLKDLVTMDGLEPKAANCTKVLVWHTRTERPMLGNEGKQGFSDLRMEV